The following are encoded together in the Xanthomonas vesicatoria ATCC 35937 genome:
- the motA gene encoding flagellar motor stator protein MotA → MLIIVGFIVVIVSVLGGYVLSHGKLGALWQPYELMIIGGAALGAFLVSTPGKIVKETLTGIMGVFKGPQYKSDDYKDTLSLIYELLNKARRDGFMALEDHVEKPQDSTIFGNYPKVVADHHLLDFITDCLRLMIGSNIEPHELEPLLELELEKHHHEALAPAHALSKVSDGLPGFGIVAAVLGIVITMGSIGGPIEEIGHHVGAALVGTFLGILLAYGFVSPLSAAMEARAEQDGRIYEAVKTALLACLRGYNPKIALEFARKTLPSNVRPSFGDFETHLKTIK, encoded by the coding sequence ATGCTCATCATCGTTGGCTTCATTGTCGTCATCGTCAGCGTCCTCGGCGGCTATGTGCTGTCGCACGGAAAGCTGGGCGCGTTGTGGCAGCCGTACGAGCTGATGATCATCGGTGGCGCCGCGCTGGGCGCGTTCCTGGTCAGCACGCCAGGCAAGATCGTCAAGGAAACGCTGACCGGCATCATGGGCGTGTTCAAGGGCCCGCAATACAAGTCCGACGACTACAAGGACACCCTGAGCCTGATCTACGAGCTGCTGAACAAGGCACGGCGCGACGGCTTCATGGCGCTGGAAGACCATGTCGAAAAACCGCAGGACAGTACCATCTTCGGCAACTATCCCAAGGTGGTGGCCGACCATCACCTGCTGGACTTCATCACCGACTGCCTGCGCCTGATGATCGGCAGCAACATCGAGCCGCACGAACTGGAGCCGCTGCTCGAGCTGGAACTGGAAAAGCATCACCATGAAGCCCTGGCTCCGGCGCATGCGCTGAGCAAGGTGTCCGACGGCCTGCCCGGCTTCGGCATCGTGGCGGCAGTGCTCGGCATCGTGATCACCATGGGCTCGATCGGCGGCCCGATCGAGGAGATCGGCCACCACGTCGGCGCCGCCCTGGTCGGTACGTTCCTGGGCATCCTGCTGGCGTATGGCTTCGTGTCGCCGCTGTCGGCGGCGATGGAAGCACGCGCCGAGCAGGACGGGCGCATCTACGAGGCGGTCAAGACCGCACTGCTGGCCTGCCTGCGCGGCTACAACCCGAAGATTGCGCTGGAATTCGCGCGCAAGACCCTGCCCTCCAACGTGCGTCCGAGCTTCGGCGATTTCGAAACGCACCTGAAGACGATCAAGTAG
- a CDS encoding Lrp/AsnC ligand binding domain-containing protein, producing MATRARELDKIDRKILRILQQEGRISFTELGERVGLSTTPCTERVRRLERDGAITGYYARLDPHYLKASLLVFVEISLAYKSGDIFEEFRRAALKLPNVLECHLVSGDFDYLLKARISEMASYRKLLGSTLLTLPHVRESKSYIVMEEVKETLALPIEG from the coding sequence TGCGCATCCTGCAGCAGGAAGGGCGGATTTCGTTCACCGAACTGGGCGAACGGGTCGGTCTGTCGACCACGCCGTGCACCGAGCGCGTGCGCCGGCTGGAGCGCGATGGCGCCATTACCGGCTATTACGCGCGGCTAGACCCGCACTACCTCAAGGCCAGCCTGTTGGTATTCGTGGAGATCAGCCTGGCCTACAAATCGGGCGACATCTTCGAAGAGTTCCGCCGCGCCGCATTGAAGCTGCCCAACGTGCTGGAGTGCCACCTGGTCTCCGGCGATTTCGACTACCTGCTGAAGGCCCGCATCAGCGAGATGGCGTCCTACCGCAAGCTGCTCGGCAGCACCTTGCTCACCTTGCCGCATGTGCGCGAATCCAAGAGCTATATCGTGATGGAAGAGGTGAAAGAGACGCTGGCGTTGCCGATTGAGGGCTAG
- the motB gene encoding flagellar motor protein MotB, translating to MAEGKSTVIIRRVKKVQGGGHHGGAWKVAFADFVTAMMAFFLVLWLMAATTKEQRAAISEYFRNPSPLSGKSPAPSPGMNGPGGASTSMIKLGGTADMAKGQKDEMGRKRDNAADTDVDSRAKDKRRLEALMQDLKEAIDKSQALEPFKDQLLLDLTPDGLRIQIVDKQNRPMFDIGRDQLKPYTVDILRELSSFINQVPNHISITGHTDTTAYSSDAGYTNWELSADRANAARRALVGGGMEDAKVTRVVGLSSSVLFDKTNPQNPINRRISIVVMTQDAEQAALAGAGQGVALGQSVHDADTHVPDLSGAATTGTATVGTPVDGAAPAAAAATSAAGRGAAEATPVPAGAAAARPAAPRVSSSAQVASAATLARAAEAAVAAPRVAVEAASSTQ from the coding sequence ATGGCCGAGGGCAAATCCACCGTCATCATCCGACGCGTCAAGAAGGTGCAAGGCGGCGGCCACCATGGCGGCGCCTGGAAGGTGGCCTTTGCCGACTTCGTGACCGCGATGATGGCCTTCTTCCTGGTGCTGTGGCTGATGGCCGCCACCACCAAGGAACAGCGCGCGGCGATCTCCGAATATTTCCGCAACCCCAGCCCGCTCTCCGGCAAGTCGCCGGCGCCCTCGCCCGGCATGAACGGCCCGGGCGGCGCCAGCACCTCGATGATCAAGCTCGGCGGCACCGCCGACATGGCCAAGGGGCAGAAGGACGAGATGGGCCGCAAGCGCGACAATGCGGCCGATACGGACGTGGACAGCCGTGCCAAGGACAAGCGGCGCCTGGAAGCGCTGATGCAGGACCTGAAGGAAGCCATCGACAAGAGCCAAGCGCTGGAGCCGTTCAAGGACCAGTTGCTGCTGGACCTCACGCCCGATGGCCTGCGCATCCAGATCGTGGACAAGCAGAACCGCCCGATGTTCGACATCGGCCGCGATCAGCTCAAGCCGTACACGGTGGACATCCTGCGCGAGCTGTCCAGCTTCATCAATCAGGTTCCTAACCACATCAGCATCACCGGACATACCGACACCACCGCCTACAGCAGCGATGCCGGCTACACCAACTGGGAACTCAGCGCCGACCGCGCCAACGCTGCACGCCGCGCGCTGGTGGGCGGCGGCATGGAAGACGCCAAGGTGACGCGTGTTGTCGGTTTGTCGTCGTCGGTCCTGTTCGACAAGACCAACCCGCAGAACCCGATCAACCGCCGTATCAGCATCGTGGTGATGACCCAGGACGCCGAGCAGGCGGCGCTGGCCGGCGCCGGCCAGGGCGTGGCGCTGGGTCAGTCGGTGCACGACGCCGATACCCACGTGCCGGATCTGAGCGGCGCCGCTACCACCGGTACAGCCACCGTGGGAACACCGGTGGACGGTGCTGCGCCTGCGGCAGCCGCAGCTACGTCGGCCGCCGGCCGGGGTGCTGCGGAAGCGACTCCAGTGCCGGCTGGCGCTGCCGCGGCGCGCCCGGCAGCACCGCGTGTGTCCTCCAGCGCACAGGTGGCCTCGGCCGCCACGCTCGCCAGGGCAGCTGAAGCGGCCGTGGCCGCACCGCGGGTAGCAGTGGAAGCCGCGTCGTCCACGCAGTGA
- a CDS encoding MliC family protein, with product MHTSSPLMLTGLLAAALASCSAGNPPSTAETARPADTSPAAAGSSPTRLPPAGTDASVTGPLPRPGKTPTPAAPAAGPSLPAQSVAWRCDQRAITTRFDPATDALQLSVDGRTLTLLSAQAASGERFADAQGNQFWEHAGEATLSLAGGEGVKCVHEAATTIG from the coding sequence ATGCACACGTCCTCACCCCTGATGCTCACCGGCCTGCTGGCCGCTGCCCTCGCCAGTTGCAGCGCGGGCAACCCGCCGTCCACAGCGGAGACGGCCAGGCCCGCAGACACGTCGCCTGCCGCTGCCGGCAGCAGCCCCACCCGCCTGCCTCCGGCCGGCACCGACGCCAGCGTGACCGGCCCGCTGCCGCGTCCCGGCAAGACGCCGACACCGGCCGCGCCTGCTGCCGGCCCATCCCTTCCCGCCCAGTCGGTCGCCTGGCGCTGCGACCAGCGCGCGATCACGACCCGCTTCGATCCGGCCACCGATGCGCTACAGCTGAGCGTCGATGGCCGCACGTTGACCCTGCTCAGCGCCCAGGCCGCCTCCGGGGAACGGTTTGCCGACGCCCAGGGCAACCAGTTCTGGGAGCACGCGGGCGAAGCGACACTGTCGCTGGCAGGCGGCGAAGGGGTGAAATGCGTGCATGAGGCCGCCACGACAATCGGCTGA
- the msrB gene encoding peptide-methionine (R)-S-oxide reductase MsrB, producing the protein MSQFDLTPPSPAQRDALIAGLSDEEQRVLLHHGTEAPFCGVFLDNKLEGVYTCRLCGLPLFRSSAKFDSGTGWPSFFAPYDVAHVREIRDTSYGMIRTEIVCARCDSHLGHVFPDGPPPTGERHCLNSVSLGFIENGQALPNPLQREGVEAQPA; encoded by the coding sequence ATGAGCCAGTTCGACCTGACCCCTCCCTCCCCCGCCCAGCGCGATGCGTTGATCGCCGGGCTCAGCGATGAGGAACAGCGCGTGCTGCTGCACCATGGCACCGAGGCGCCGTTCTGCGGGGTGTTCCTGGACAACAAGCTGGAGGGCGTCTACACCTGCCGCCTGTGCGGATTGCCGCTGTTCCGCTCCAGCGCCAAGTTCGATTCCGGCACCGGTTGGCCGAGCTTCTTCGCGCCCTACGATGTTGCGCATGTGCGCGAGATCCGCGACACCAGCTACGGCATGATCCGCACCGAGATCGTCTGCGCGCGCTGCGACAGCCATCTGGGGCATGTGTTCCCGGATGGCCCGCCGCCGACCGGCGAGCGCCATTGCCTCAACTCGGTGTCGCTGGGCTTCATCGAAAACGGCCAGGCGCTGCCCAACCCGCTACAGCGCGAGGGCGTCGAGGCACAGCCGGCCTGA